The Nicotiana sylvestris chromosome 6, ASM39365v2, whole genome shotgun sequence genomic sequence tgaagagaagatcaatagCTCTCAATTCTGTTTTGGTGTGTTTTTCTCCAACTGCTGCTGTTCATATTTATAGCAGTCAGTTGTGAGACCCATCCCCTCTCCATGGTGGAGCATGCACTAGCTTGTTATGGAGCAAGACATGGTGGAGCATGCACTAGCTTAGCCATGGTGGGAGGAGCACTAGGCGACTGCTATTGCAACTGGTGgtacaatacacggattggaacatatccgttacaaacacggataatattacgttaatatctactattaacaaataaatttggtccaatccgaagccgaagccgaagccgaagccgagccgagcgacgacgacgtcgtgagacttgccttcttcttaactctttaagagctacatgaagtgcatttgtatataaacccacTAAACTCTTTTTCCTCTACTaatgagggacaatgtctcattaaaaggagagagaaacttaaaatttttctcaaaattttcatttccctccgtTTCCATTCACTCTCTTTTTAAtatctttctatattaaaaagaaactcaacagTGATCTCATAGGGTAAAAAGAATTTCACAATGTCAGTGTAACAAAATTAAACTTGAGTTCAAAAGTTTGGAAGCATAACAGGGAACTGGAGAAAACATGTCCATTGCCCATAATTTAAGGACACTCTATATATTCCAGACTATTGTATAATCTTTTCCTATTTcaccactatatatatatatatatatatatatatatatatatatatatgggcggGTCGGGTTGGATATGGGTGGATCGAAAACGGATAATgtaaaaatggataaattatctgACTCggcccatatttaatacggataaaaagaTAATTTATGGCTTCTTCACTTTTAagagaattcctagtctcccaaaCTAGAGGAGTCCCTAATTTGAaactttacaaatataaaagttaaatcCATTAGGTATCCATTTTCTAAGTGAATAATATGATTCTTATCCATATTTaatccgtttttaaaaagtttgttatccaattcatttttaatggataatatggggataattattttcttttaatcatttTGCCACCACTAACTAAGTTCATACTCAATTAATTGATTTCTCTGTTAGGAAAGAAATAGAATTATATTAGTAGTAGACGAGTAGTTAATTTAGGACTATAAACTATTAGCGCTATAGTTTAACTTGTAATTATAAACTGGAACATCTTAACTTAAGTAGTTAAATTATATGAATGCTAAAACGTCACACAATTAATCGGGTCCAAATTAGAAAAGTAATACTTCGTAGTTATTGCCACATTAAGCAATTAATATATTAAAGTTGTGTTTTGTGTTGAAACTGACCTACAATTAAAGAACTGTTCCCGACATGGTTGCATTTAGGGGTGTACAAaagaaaccgacaaaccgcaccaacccaataattcgattcaaaccgagaaaaaaaacccgactatggtttcgtgttggaaaaaaaaaacccgaccataattagtttggtttggttttaaataaagaaagtcaaatcgaaaccaaaccaactcgacattacatatataaaatttttagatatatttaatatataaatatacttattgtgatgtaatttataaatatttcttaaaaaatttcattatttcaaggttgaacttagaacttttgaatgttccaataagttttatagtcattaatattagtaaattaaataatgctaacaaaagccaaACCATCATCAAATCAATAGAAATGCTACCAAAAgtcattcaattcaatactatgaacgggaatgtattgaatatttattttttgttttgcagtaatttagataaaaatgcataaactatttttgttttttctgtagcgtttagtcatgtaactaatactcccttattagtctacttattttagcatgacttagtacttttagattatgcttatttttattattgcttttttaattagcaatattcatattacataattttattgtctttattatagaatattttaggataatgtcatgacacatctcatatttcgtattattttcttggaaaatactttatatagttgtatcttactaggattaaagaaatattttgagtacaatttatatgttttgttctacgaagattttaccgggaaAAAAATCCGAAACCCCCGGAATAACTCGAAAATCCGAGAGtgaaaacccgagttttattgggttggtttggtctttagatttaataacccgatacaattgatttggtttggtaattgtaaaatccgaaccagcCCGACCTATGTATACCCCTAGTTGCATTGTGGAATTTTTGTTTGTCTCCGTTTGATTAAAAGTTtgcattttgtttttcttttaatcatGTAATAATGCTATCTCAGTAGTTCAATAATGCGAGCTCAACTTTACATAATTACACTTTAATGGGGAAATTCCTCACTAAAACTTAATCATGTACAAATATGGGATTCCTAAGCTCCATACACAAACAAGTTtgtcttctatttattttttaaaattttatctttttttttgtatGGGGATCTTAGCTCCTTTCTTAAATGCCCTAAGCACTAAACAAATCGAACTTAAGATATATTTTCTGGGAATCAAAAAACAGTATTAGATAATTTAATTGGAAAAACGTGAGATTACTACTTAATATCATAAAAAAATTGGTTATGGAAAGCTTAAAGATTTTTTGTGATTTATCCAATTATTGCAGAGGGTCAGACTCGAGATGATGATTAAGATTCGtttatataacttaaaaaacttaggaccttttttttttttttgtatatgttGCAATAGCGTataggatttgtgttgtaatccATAAACTTTTTGTTTCAAAATTTTATTTCTtgataaaaagaaaatacaaacagCTTTAGTCTTTGGTGGGCCAAAAAAATGCAGCAACATTTTACGGGCTCATTCTCCTAGAATTACAGAGCTCCACAAAGATGATACACTTTTTGACTTTGGATACTATTGTGGGCCCAAGGGCCAATAAAGTGGACCCCATCACTGATTCACCTCAATTACCGCAAGACCCATATGTTGCTCTACTCTGATCCTGGTTCTGTTCCCGCCCTTAATTTTCACCTTTTAAATTCAAGGTCAAATGTCActttttctgttttttctctctctcttttgtttaaagaagaaaagaaggtgtCTCCAACTTCCTTTCAACGAAAACAATGAAGTGAAAATGGAGGAGAGATATGCAGGGGTTATTGCGAAGCGAGCGAGAGCGGTCGCGAACATAATTTACATCAAGCTGTGTTACGGGACTCCTCTTTGTCAATAATTTTAACTAGGTATGCAATAagtaaaatgaaaataaaaatattaagcACAAATATAAAACACTGCTTATCAATATAGCAACGTATACAAACGAATGTTTCAGTCTTGTTGAGCGAAACAACCGCAAGTCATCCTTAGTTGtcactgtatgggtccaaatttggcaaTCACGACCGTTACCGAATAGGACGAGGAACAAGGTTATCATGACGCAACGTCTGATGGTCGTCGTGATGAAGGACGACGACCAAGAGCGGTCAGTCGAGATAAGATATCAACGGTAGTTTAAACTTAATAGGAGACAGTAAGAATATACTTTCGAATATTCTTTATATTGTACTTTTTAAGGTTTCTTGGGAGACTATCctttataaataggaagagttaGTAAAGAAAGAGGGGATCCAGACAAAAGACAAAAGACAAAAGAACACTTTATAAAAGATTCATCTAAGAGTAAATACCAAAGCAACCTTGTTCATTGATTGCacaaccaaaaaaaatatatacatcatTATACAATATTGAGAAGATCCAAAGATTCCTCAATCATCTCATACTTATTTCCTTTCTACACCGATCACATTTATTTAGATTGATTGCACATTTAAGCTGTCACATTTATGAGCATTTAATTGATTCCAACATATTAGCTAACATCATCCATCTCGCTTATTTCTTCTATCATTTGATCTAGATTTATTATTCTTAACTGAGATTCACCCTTCTTCTAATCATAAGATTGGTTTAGTCAAAGGGTTtaatatcttttggtcaaacaatttggcgccgtctgtgggaatTTCTTTAGTTAAGATTTTAGTTTCATCTAGATCATAAAAAGGGATATCCATCTCTTCCTAGCTTGGCATAAACTAACAATGGTAGGAAAAGGAGATGCAAGGTTAAAGGCAATAACACGTGTTACAACCAACATCCTGAACACTATCAACGAAGAAGGTAGGGAAGACAACGAAAACGTGACACCAAACGCTACACCTAGGAGAGACGCTTCACCTCCCCCGCATGAAAGCGTAACTGTTTCGCGCGAAAGGGAAACCTTCATATCTATAACAGGAGAGGCACCACCGGCAGTAAAAAGACTACTGAAAGAGTGGCTAACAAACACTCTGAACAACATACTTGACAAACCCGCTTAaagggagaatagagacattGCACACATAGATGTAACGACAATCGCCGGCGAACAAGATGCCCCCCGCACAGGTAACACTCATACTACTGTTGACGCATGTAATGACGCACTCGCTGCCATTCTAAAGAAAATGGAGGAAATGGAAAATGAGAATAAGACACTCCATGACCAGATTAAGGAGCATCAAGAAAGGGTCGACAAAATACCAGGCGCCCAAAGTTGTTACCAAAACGGGACATTGGTCGATTCATCGAGAAACCATACAATGAGTAAGCATCCCCCCACGCCatttcaaaaaccttcaaaatgccaccataCCTGAAGATATATAATGGTACTAAAGACCCAGAAATGGAAAGTTAGAAAAAACTACGGTCAATTGAATTTGAATCAGCCTATCTTTATTAAAACTCTTCTAAAGTTTATTGAAACCCTATTTAGACTTAACTTATGTAATTCAGGCATAGAAACTTAACCAATTACTGATTAAACAACTAATCAAAAACTAGCAATCAGATGAACATGCAGCTATGGacataaaaacaaaataaagcaACAATTCAACAAAAAACCTAAACGAGCCTggactttaaacaaattaaacatGCTTTACTTAAAACGGATGGCCGAAAACAATTAACAGTCAcaagaggaaaagagaagaaaTCTAAACATGCTATCTAAACAAACAAAAACATGAACATGCAGAAAACAAACAAAGATAAGATTTAaatgaacaaaaaaaagaagatttaCCTAAATTGATCCGAAattaagtcaaattggaaaactCATCCAAAAATCCTCCGAAATGGACTTTGACTACCATTAATCGATTGTTCTTAACAAGAACAGTCGACTAATGGAGGTTTTAAGTCCATTCGACCAACCACAGACcaggaaaagaagaagaggaatatTAGGATTCTTCGGAATCACCAGATTTAAAATTTGAGGCACTCAAGGATGATTCGAAAGAGGTTAAAGGTGGTTTGGGGCTTAGAGAGAGGTAAGGGTCCTAGGGTGTGAGTTTGAAGCGATTTGGAGAAGGTAGGGTCCTgtttgagtttttttttatttaagattCGAAAAGGCtggggatgatttgaagaaaaaggAGTAGATATTTGGAATGGGGATGTGAAGGGGAGTTCGTGGTATCATTTTGGGGGCGATTGGACCActggaaccgccgtgaggcgatttccggtggtgGTTCATGGTGGAGGCTGCGTGGTGTTcatgggcggctagggtttggtatTATCTTCAGAGAGATGGAGAGTGAGAGGGTTTGGTTTGAGGGGGGTAGGCTCTCTTTCAGACAGTTAAATATTAAGGGAGAGTTCAGTTCCGAGTCGTTGGATGATTAAAATCCAACGGCTGTGATGTGGTGTGACCAAAACAAGGTCGTTTGGGATTAAACGGGGCTGGACCAAGTTAGTTGGTGTTGGGCTTGGGTTTTGGGGTGGATTTGGCCGGGCTTGGGCTTGGGATATAATTTGGGTTGGTTTGAAGACCCAATTCCGGAAAATTAATACCCCcttcttttattttcaaaatcttttctttttctttctttttcctttttataattaaaaattctaacaactaaaaatcctaaattacctaAAATGTggaattaaactaattaattaattataaaaattataaacatcacTTAACTCTAGATTTAAAAGACAAAAATTAATAAACTAAgaattaaaagataaaaatgtaaaatgagctattttttgtgatttgttttcaaattttataaaacaaataattactgattaattctaaaaatataaaaataaatcctaaatgcatgcatgatattttggtattttttcatgatttaaataaattaaacatgcacagaaaaatgcaaataattcaaaaaattctacaaaaattcctaaaatggccaataattaacaaaaatctttttttcttgggattttataggagtatttcagatggggcaaaaatcacatgctcacaggtgcctctctttgctcggaaacacgaagggttttcgggcaaagacaaAATGAGCAactatgagggatttttgcccgtttgaaactcgatgagaagcacttttgaaaagagtctgaccgaacctggcttcagaggttgcctacatatccttggctataaaggaatcaggtcagtgtagttctggaagttttagTAGCTGGGATTACCGAGAAATTGTGATTTCACTGCcgttgctgctgtttctgcttgctgagctccttattacaccaaaatcaaaagctaaactagctaatcctatcaactacgagttacaagattcctatctataagttttctgaagcttggccttgagtcttggatggttcttcctgcagactctgatctgaatcttgatgctcgttagctgcaaccgctggatcaaggcgggacatacgaagcttgtgacttcaatcaaatTTTGAGTAGTTCGCATCTTATCTCCACTTCTGCGCcttgagttcaacttcttttcttatttcttcttttcttttatttgggttgagacttcttcttttgctcgtctcaaaccttgtgcctcacgGTGAAAACATGTTaaggcaccaaaacaaacaaacaaatgaaatttttctgccccagtttccactaggaaaatttcgtgagttattgtaacaaaatctaaactataaggattgtgtatccttgggaaaaagagattagggagtggattCCTAAATTTGAAAAATTGTCAGGTTATGCTAGAAAGAtgaccgggttatgccggagaagaAAAAGATCAttgggttatgctggggaggtccacgagttatgccgggaaaggtcatcgggttatgctagaAAAAAAAACGGTCCTCGGGTTATGTTGGGGAGGTCCaggggttatgctgggaaagtcatcgggttatgccggaaaaaggaaaggtcctcgggttatgtcgggaaagtcatcgggttatgccggaaaaagaaaaggtcctcgggttatgccgaaaagaaaaggtcctcgggttatgcctgggaagtccacgggttatgtcgggaagaAAAGGccctcaggttatgccggggaggtcatcgggttatgccggaaaaagaaaaggtcctcgagttttgccggaaaagtcatcgggttatgccggaaaaggaaaaggtcctcgggttatgccaggaagtcCATGGATTATGCCGGGAAgaaaaggtcctcgagttatgccgtaaaaagaaaaggtcctcgggttatgccggaaaaagaaaaggtcctcaggttatgccgggaaaatcatcgggttatgctggaaaaagaaaaggtccccgggttatgccgggaaagtcattgggttatgccgggaatcaactagggagtggaaccctGTAATGGAAAAGAATAACAGGTTATGCTGGGGGCGATTAGGGAATGGGACCCTATATTGGGAAaacgtagctagagattggaggccctatgctaccatggttttgaattttcttcttctttcttttcgtTTTACTTTTGATACTTTATTCAAGAGAATGCATGAAGAGTTTGAAAGGGACTTCCTTTTTTGGGTTAATCTCTGCTGCAAGACCATTTTGATCTCTGCGCACCTTGCTTTTATTGCACCTGCTCCTTGCAAGGTTATCTTAGATTGCACttgttttcaaatcaaagaacaatttgtcaaTTTGAAACGGtggtttcaaatcaaagaacaatttgtcaatttgaaacggtggttgattttgtggccttgattattttGACCACTTGATCCCGGACCAACCCTTTTGCTGAAATCTTTTACTGCTTGCTGGCTTTCTGGAAATTGATTTCTCTTCTAAAAATAGGGTAACTTGACTTTCCCAAAATTTCGCATGATGGTTCACCCGTGTAGGGATTTGGCCTTTTCATCTTATTCtgcctttatgggcacttgactttggatttctttcattttccatgattttgattttggagcatcgaccatcatggccagtcgggatcgacttgatgcacccgctgaggctggaTTCTTTTCTTTGGATTTGGCTTTGttaagcagaaccctgtaaaccaatcttgccaccttttctttgtattagtctCGGAAAAGAATCGGACCGAaaaggattcaaagaaaagtaaacgaAGGATAAGAAAGTGAAtttaaagagaagtgtccctttcgggaaggatgagaaggacttatctgaagtgcatgcagacttcaatagacaagacatgcttcttggactggatacccgatctgtACAACCATGCATCTTCTCATAACCCCTTGATTAACCAAGTTttaaaaccgagaaaccttgctaGGACTCCTTCAGTGCCCATGGTTGTAAGAGATTCTCTCTTTTCGATCAATGGCgccttttgcgggttttcgccaattgacctctctcatttctctcctcACCGTCGCCTTGTAGTGCTCTTtttatgagttttcactaacaagactctctcatttttcaatttctctgctcaccatcgccttacggtgcccgtgggttttcaccaataagactctctcatttcatttatcTCATCTGGTTGCATTGGATCCAAGCAACCACATTTTCAGATTTTGAACACCTTTCACCGATTGATCtaaaggacttgaacaaggtttgggtaaaaagagcttggatcgaattacaactttggaaccattcaggagGGATCATtgtcgaaccattataacatctgccccagtttcactttgggagaaattggatttttgttttggtgtgactgaaccccagagagaggctgcctacgtatccttttagaatcaagtcgaacgtagttcaggaaaacattttgttttgttgtttttttacaAACATTTTCAAGTTCCAAAGAAGGTAATGAAAGAAAAGTAACCGGATCAAggggttagcaaaggattggagtgtttggggtagtgagaatgaaagccttcgtcatcccaatcggataatgTTGTTATTGCAGAAAGACtagacataataccttttgactgcgtctgcatttatagctgtttcggggtcatttccttcaatgtctcctaGGTATAACAcccctcttggcaatatttttctgataatgtatgggcccttccagttaggagcgaactttccttttgtgTGGGGGAGAATACGCCTCAAAACGAGTTGCGCCAATTCAAAGTTTCTAggccggactttcttgttgtaggcacgggccattctttgttgatacaattgCCCGTGGTAGACTAcgaccattcgcttttcatcaatcaggtttaactgttccagacgggttttgacctacTCACTGTcctcaatttcagcttcaacaatgattcgaAGAGAatggatttcaacttctgcgggtattacggcttcagtgccataaaccaaaagatacggggTTGCTCCGACTAATGTGCGAACAGTTATacaatatcccaacaatgcagacaacaacttttcatgccattgcctggaactttggatcatctttctcagaatcttcttgatgttcttgtttgctgcttcaacgacACCATTatctttgggccgataaggggtaaagttccgatgcgttatcttgaattgttcgcatatctccctcatcaaatgactattcaagtttgcagcattatccgtaatgatagttgcaggaataccgaaacggcAGATGAGATTGGAGTGCATGAAGTCTACcatagctttcttggtgacaaatttgagagtaattgcttcaacccactttgtgaagtagtcgatagcgaccaatatgaatctatgcccatttgaagctttggcTTGATCGGcacaatgacatccataccccaggcaaTAAATGtccaaggtgctgacatgggatgcagttctgtaggtggtgcatgaattaggtcaccgtgcacctgacactgatgacatttttggacgaaactgaaataatatttttccatagtcatccaataaTAGCCCGCTCAGAGGATTTTCTTTACCAAAGCGTAcccattcatgtgaggtccacacactcctgcATGCACTTCACACATGATTCTTCCGGTCTCTTCGACGTCAACGCATCTTAACAAATTgagatccggagtccttttgtacaagacctcaCCGCTCAAGAAGAAATCGCTTGCGagccgtctaatggttctcttttggtctccattggcttgctcgggatattgtttcattttcagaaatctctt encodes the following:
- the LOC138871695 gene encoding uncharacterized protein; this encodes MKAQALVDHLAENPIDNEYQPLSTYFPDEEVNSVEVRSEDTNAWKIFFDGAVNAKGIGIGAILISPTGQHYPATAWLRFFCTNNTAEYEACIMSINMAIDQDVEELLIMGDLDLIIQQAQGEWETRDVKLIPYRQHVEDLSKRFKSVEFRYIPHFHNELADALATLASMLPYPGNLHIDPLEIQIRERHGYCNTIEVDPNVQPWYHDIKRFLKMKQYPEQANGDQKRTIRRLASDFFLSGEVLYKRTPDLNLLRCVDVEETGRIMCEVHAGVCGPHMNGTASHVSTLDIYCLGYGCHCADQAKASNGHRFILVAIDYFTKWVEAITLKFVTKKAMVDFMHSNLICRFGIPATIITDNAANLNSHLMREICEQFKITHRNFTPYRPKDNGVVEAANKNIKKILRKMIQSSRQWHEKLLSALLGYCITVRTLVGATPYLLVYGTEAVIPAEVEIHSLRIIVEAEIEDSE